Proteins co-encoded in one Aspergillus luchuensis IFO 4308 DNA, chromosome 6, nearly complete sequence genomic window:
- a CDS encoding TauD/TfdA family dioxygenase (COG:I;~EggNog:ENOG410PMEX;~InterPro:IPR042098,IPR003819;~PFAM:PF02668;~go_function: GO:0016491 - oxidoreductase activity [Evidence IEA];~go_process: GO:0055114 - oxidation-reduction process [Evidence IEA]), with protein MVEVQTLVQPDIQYHPDYAKYTARTQRRVTTETLPKTLPQGFPEHLNSPLVWEGTEVEKRDDWIYRLNDAQLDEIDQALQSFKSKNLSLGSINQSTFPLPTLRPVLRDLSREIHLGRGFVVVRGLRIDNYSREDNIIIYAGVSSHIGNYRGRQEDNRIKGTPSRVLSHIKDISNNVQPGTIGAPSNTADKQVFHTDSGDIISLLCLQEAAEGGESKLASSWHVYNILAKERPDLIHTLTQEWPFDGFSNPTQPYSTRPLLYHQPATSSTPERVLIQYARRYFTGFMAQPRSTNIPPITEAQAEALDALHFLAEKHSASLGFQKGDIQYVNNLSIFHARNGFTDGPGKERHLLRLWLRDPEYAWETPEPLRKRWDSLYKDLEPEEQDFPLEPRIRGNTTS; from the exons ATGGTTGAGGTACAAACACTCGTCCAACCGGACATCCAATACCACCCCGACTACGCCAAGTACACAGCCCGCACCCAGCGTCGTGTCACCACTGAAACCCTACCCAAGACATTGCCCCAAGGTTTCCCCGAGCATCTCAACTCTCCCTTGGTCTGGGAAGGAACAGAAGTAGAGAAGCGCGATGACTGGATCTACAGATTGAATGATGCGCAACTTGACGAAATCGACCAAGCCCTGCAGTCTTTTAAAT CAAAGAACCTTTCCCTAGGTTCGATCAACCAATCTACTTTCCCCCTACCAACCCTTCGCCCTGTTCTTCGTGACCTCTCCCGCGAAATCCACCTAGGCCGGGGCTTCGTTGTCGTTCGCGGCCTTCGCATCGACAACTACTCCCGCGaagacaacatcatcatctatgCCGGCGTCTCCTCTCACATTGGGAACTATCGCGGAAGACAAGAAGACAACCGGATCAAGGGAACCCCTTCCCGTGTGCTATCCCACATCAAAGATATCTCCAATAACGTCCAGCCGGGCACTATCGGCGCGCCATCCAACACTGCCGATAAGCAGGTCTTCCACACCGACTCGGGGGATATTATCTCCCTGCTCTGCCTCCAAGAAGCCGCAGAAGGCGGAGAGAGCAAGCTAGCAAGTAGCTGGCACGTCTACAACATTCTTGCCAAGGAGAGGCCGGATTTGATCCATACGCTTACGCAGGAATGGCCGTTTGATGG ATTCTCCAACCCCACGCAGCCCTACAGCACCCGTCCTCTACTCTACCACCAACCCGCCACATCTAGCACCCCGGAACGAGTCCTGATCCAATACGCCCGCCGCTACTTCACCGGCTTCATGGCACAGCCCCGGTCTACCAACATTCCACCGATTACCGAAGCGCAGGCAGAAGCGCTCGATGCGCTGCATTTCCTGGCTGAAAAGCATAGCGCCTCGCTTGGATTCCAGAAGGGAGATATTCAGTACGTGAATAACCTGAGTATCTTCCATGCAAGAAATGGGTTTACGGATGGGCCTGGGAAGGA GCGCCATTTACTGCGTCTCTGGTTGAGGGACCCTGAGTACGCATGGGAGACTCCAGAGCCACTGCGGAAGAGATGGGATAGTTTGTATAAGGACCTGGAgccggaggagcaggatTTCCCTCTTGAGCCGAGGATTCGGGGGAATACGACTTCTTAG
- a CDS encoding Dabb family protein (COG:S;~EggNog:ENOG410PQRJ;~InterPro:IPR011008,IPR013097;~PFAM:PF07876), producing MSITHIVMVQIKAEVSPEVIKDVCSRMLALKDNCIHPTSQKPYIQAVSGGQDNSPEGIQNGITHAFVVHFASADDRDYYVSKDPAHLAFVKSLDGIIEKAQVVDFIDGVY from the exons ATGTCGATCACTCACATTGTCATGGTCCAAATTAAAGCTGAGGTGAGCCCCGAAGTAATCAAAGAT GTGTGCTCTCGGATGCTTGCCTTGAAAGATAATTGTATACACCCGACTTCCCAGAAGCCATACATCCAGGCCGTATCGGGCGGGCAGGACAACTCGCCCGAAGGCATCCAA AACGGCATCACCCACGCTTTTGTGGTGCACTTTGCGAGTGCTGACGATCGTGATTACTATGTGTCCAAGGATCCAGCTCACCTGGCATTTGTCAAAAGTCTGGATGGCATCATCGAGAAGGCGCAGGTGGTTGATTTCATTGATGGCGTTTATTGA
- a CDS encoding uncharacterized protein (COG:S;~EggNog:ENOG410Q2Y5;~InterPro:IPR011990,IPR019734;~go_function: GO:0005515 - protein binding [Evidence IEA]), whose protein sequence is MMESANLGQVAYFNLGSHHRPVTTRSQDAQLWFDRGLLWAYSFNHGESERCFDRAARSDPTCAMAFWGIAYAAGPNYNKAWRFFDQADLKASIKRANDALARATQLAVQAAPVEQALIEAITSRFPPTDNIPADLSSLDHAYANAMRPVYQKFGSDPDVAALFAESLMCITPRGLWNLDTGEPSGDHTVEAREVIESALKRTGGYNHPALCHLYIHIIEMSPFPELALPAADRLRHMVPDGSHMLHMPTHIDVAVGDYRRAVDSNHEAMVADDKYFAREDASIQYVGYRVHYICAKLYAAMMSGRFKDAMSAAKKLEDIIDTRLLSITTPPIANSIESFLGSKAHVLIRFGRWEDIIELELPTDRSLYCATTAVILYARGLAYSALGRIAEAEVAQTEFEAARALVPESRLNSIPCKEVDVLSVASKMLTGELEYRKGNYEVAFTALRQAIQLEDGLPYSDPPPWMQPVRHALGGLLLEKNRVKEAEVVFREDLGLLRDFPRRRARLNNVWGLHGLHECFTRSGKTDEAIFVQSALDIALASADVPVSASCYCRRSAVEGSGCCS, encoded by the exons ATGAT GGAATCTGCCAATCTTGGCCAGGTGGCCTATTTCAATCTCGGCTCTCACCATCGGCCAGTGACAACGCGCTCGCAGGACGCTCAGCTATGGTTTGATCGCGGACTGTTATGGGCATATTCCTTCAACCACGGAGAATCGGAGCGATGCTTCGACCGAGCTGCTAGATCTGATCCTACTTGCGCCATGGCATTTTGGGGCATTGCCTATGCAGCTGGGCCCAATTACAACAAAGCATGGCGATTCTTTGATCAGGCAGACCTTAAGGCGTCCATCAAGCGAGCGAATGACGCTTTGGCCCGTGCCACTCAACTAGCAGTCCAAGCTGCTCCTGTTGAACAAGCACTGATTGAGGCTATTACCTCCCGCTTCCCGCCGACAGACAATATCCCTGCCGATCTGAGTTCCCTGGATCACGCCTATGCAAATGCCATGCGCCCCGTGTATCAAAAATTCGGCAGTGACCCAGATGTGGCTGCGCTATTTGCCGAATCTCTTATGTGCATCACTCCTCGGGGCTTATGGAATCTGGACACTGGAGAGCCTAGCGGCGACCACACCGTCGAAGCTAGAGAAGTGATTGAGTCAGCGCTCAAGCGTACAGGCGGTTATAATCACCCTGCTCTGTGCCATCTTTACATTCACATCATAGAGATGTCCCCATTTCCGGAACTAGCACTCCCTGCCGCTGATCGACTACGCCATATGGTCCCTGATGGTTCTCATATGCTGCACATGCCCACTCATATCGATGTTGCAGTTGGCGACTATCGCCGTGCAGTCGACTCCAACCATGAAGCTATGGTCGCAGATGACAAGTACTTCGCTCGCGAAGACGCTTCTATCCAGTATGTCGGATACAGGGTACACTATATATGTGCGAAGCTGTATGCTGCTATGATGTCTGGCCGCTTTAAGGATGCCATGTCAGCTGCCAAGAAGCTTGAAGACATTATTGACACCAGACTGCTATCCATTACCACCCCACCCATCGCGAATAGCATAGAGAGCTTTCTGGGCAGTAAGGCACATGTGCTAATTCGCTTCGGTCGCTGGGAAGATATTATTGAACTTGAGTTACCTACTGACCGCAGCTTGTACTGTGCCACAACAGCGGTTATCCTCTACGCACGCGGACTTGCTTACAGCGCCCTCGGTCGGATTGCAGAGGCCGAGGTGGCTCAGACTGAATTTGAAGCAGCGCGCGCACTTGTTCCAGAGTCTCGCTTGAACAGCATACCTTGCAAAGAGGTTGATGTACTCAGTGTCGCGTCGAAAATGCTAACCGGGGAGCTGGAATACCGTAAAGGCAACTATGAGGTGGCCTTCACGGCTTTGCGACAAGCTATCCAGCTTGAGGATGGGCTACCATATTCTGACCCACCACCTTGGATGCAGCCTGTTCGCCACGCTCTTGGAGGCCTGCTACTCGAGAAAAACCGTGTCAAAGAGGCAGAAGTGGTGTTTAGAGAAGATCTAGGTCTCTTAAGGGACTTCCCTCGACGCCGAGCAAGGCTAAATAATGTGTGGGGTCTGCACGGTCTGCACGAGTGTTTTACGCGTTCCGGAAAGACGGATGAGGCTATCTTTGTTCAATCAGCGCTTGACATTGCCTTGGCTTCTGCTGATGTTCCGGTTTCTGCTTCGTGCTACTGCCGCAGATCGGCTGTGGAAGGCAGCGGCTGTTGTTCATAG
- a CDS encoding MBL fold metallo-hydrolase (COG:S;~EggNog:ENOG410Q1ZA;~InterPro:IPR036866,IPR001279;~PFAM:PF13483,PF12706): protein MSQPRLTITHITTATAILNIDGINLLTDPFFGSVEGTEYDETADWEKADLNIFGLKSIPPPPHLVNEQGPALQLHDLPPIDAVLLSHEDHIDNLDPEGRKLLDGRKVFTTMDGASNLRPRPGVIGLRPWETVTSYIGGKQFRITGTPCKHFPIGEVTGFILEEDSFGIHASGKPNAIYFSGDTVYIDELKEIGNKWHITAAILNLGKATFHFPNGAIQITMDGEQAVQLTRDIGADFMIPIHFESWKHFTEDRKDLEKIFKENGFMDKVVWTTPGVPKVVY from the coding sequence ATGTCGCAGCCACGTCTTACAATCACCCATATCACGACGGCAACTGCCATTCTGAACATCGATGGGATCAACCTTCTCACCGACCCCTTCTTCGGATCGGTTGAGGGAACCGAATATGACGAAACAGCTGATTGGGAAAAGGCGGACTTGAACATCTTCGGCCTGAAAAGCatcccacctccaccgcacTTGGTCAATGAGCAAGGGCCCGCACTCCAGCTCCATGACTTGCCCCCAATCGATGCAGTGCTCCTGAGTCACGAAGACCATATCGACAATCTGGACCCCGAGGGCCGCAAGCTTCTCGATGGTCGCAAGGTGTTCACCACTATGGATGGTGCATCTAATCTCCGCCCGCGTCCTGGGGTTATCGGCCTGCGTCCTTGGGAGACCGTGACTTCTTATATCGGTGGAAAGCAGTTCCGGATTACTGGTACGCCTTGTAAGCACTTTCCGATTGGAGAGGTTACCGGCTTCATTCTCGAGGAAGACTCCTTCGGTATCCACGCTTCCGGGAAGCCGAACGCCATTTATTTCTCTGGTGACACTGTTTACATTGATgagctgaaggagattggAAACAAATGGCATATCACTGCCGCAATCCTCAACCTGGGAAAGGCAACATTCCACTTCCCGAATGGCGCTATTCAGATTACGATGGACGGAGAGCAAGCTGTGCAGCTTACCCGTGATATCGGCGCTGACTTCATGATTCCCATCCATTTTGAATCGTGGAAGCACTTCACAGAAGACCGGAAAGATTTGGAAAAGATATTCAAGGAGAATGGGTTTATGGATAAGGTGGTGTGGACGACTCCTGGGGTCCCCAAGGTTGTTTATTAA
- a CDS encoding MFS transporter (COG:G;~EggNog:ENOG410PUCW;~InterPro:IPR020846,IPR011701,IPR036259;~PFAM:PF07690;~TransMembrane:11 (n3-14c18/19o34-54i63-81o87-107i119-139o151-170i225-249o261-283i304-323o329-351i363-385o397-419i);~go_function: GO:0022857 - transmembrane transporter activity [Evidence IEA];~go_process: GO:0055085 - transmembrane transport [Evidence IEA]): protein MSVGATVVALSSTLYTSGIPGLQEEFGISKLKALFGITTYLLGMAIGCVLFAPLSELVGRRPVYLVSLTIFLLLLLPTALAQNIETILVSRFFGGLFGSALMSNSPASISDIVSDKHRPLAFGFLSIGPMNGPVYGPIIGGFVYQYMGWRWTNWIVLIIGGAVLILMIFIKETYAPVILRRRTKLKRIETQNRKWWTRYDHAQDLRSLLQISLSRPFIMLLTEPICIFWDIYVALVYGGLYLCFVAYPIAFQQERGWSPGIGGLSFVGIGIGVYIAIACEPIFRRLINHHQRSEDGRVPPEATVSIVGLGGTLIASGQLWFAWTCTPNVHWLVSIVAGVPFGAGNACVFIYASNYLARSYGIYAASALAGNMFTRSIMGACLPLAGPSMYGTLGLHWAGTLLGLVEVACIAIPVVFYFYGHKIRERSPLIKKMQVPVL, encoded by the exons ATGAGCGTTGGGGCTACTGTGGTCGCGCTATCCAGCACTCTGTATACCTCTGGTATCCCTGGCCTACAGGAGGAGTTTGGCATATCAAAACTAAAGGCTCTTTTTGGTATCACCACCTACCTGCTTGGCATGGCTATTGGATGCGTCCTATTTGCACCATTGAGCGAACTCGTTGGTCGGCGCCCAGTGTATCTCGTCTCGTTGACGATATTTCTCTTACTCCTTCTGCCAACCGCGCTGGCGCAGAACATTGAGACGATTCTCGTGAGCAGGTTCTTTGGTGGGCTTTTTGGCAGTGCCTTGATGTCGAACTCGCCCGCCTCTATTAGCGATATTGTATCTGACAAGCATAGGCCTTTGGCATTCGGCTTCTTATCCATTGGCCCTATGAACGGCCCAGTTTATGGTCCAATCATTGGCGGTTTTGTCTATCAGTAtatgggatggaggtggacCAATTGGATCGTGCTTATTATCGGAGGAGCCGTTTTAATTCTGATGATCTTCATTAAGGAAACATATGCCCCAGTTATCCTAAGACGGCGCACAAAGTTGAAGAGGATTGAAACACAAAATCGCAAGTGGTGGACACGCTACGACCATGCACAGGACTTGAGGTCTTTGCTACAAATTAGTCTAAGCCGGCCATTTATAATGCTTCTAACTGAACCAATCTG TATATTTTGGGACATATACGTTGCACTCGTCTATGGCGGACTCTATCTATGCTTTGTTGCCTATCCGATCGCATTCCAACAAGAACGCGGGTGGTCCCCCGGGATCGGCGGCCTTTCCTTTGTCGGGATCGGAATCGGCGTTTACATAGCGATTGCTTGCGAGCCAATATTCCGCCGACtgatcaaccaccaccaaagatCAGAGGATGGCAGGGTACCGCCAGAGGCAACGGTCAGCATCGTCGGCCTCGGGGGCACACTTATTGCCAGTGGACAGTTATGGTTTGCTTGGACTTGTACACCGAACGTTCACTGGCTTGTCTCTATTGTAGCTGGTGTTCCTTTTGGAGCTGGCAACGCATGTGTCTTCATTTACGCCAGTAACTATCTCGCCCGTTCCTATGGAATATATGCTGCATCTGCACTTGCCGGGAATATGTTTACGCGCAGTATCATGGGAGCTTGTCTTCCGCTTGCCGGGCCGTCCATGTACGGTACTCTGGGCTTGCATTGGGCCGGCACCCTTCTTGGACTTGTCGAGGTTGCGTGTATCGCTATTCCGGTTGTGTTTTACTTTTATGGCCACAAGATTCGAGAAAGGAGCCCTCTTATCAAAAAGATGCAAGTGCCTGTACTTTGA
- a CDS encoding uncharacterized protein (COG:S;~EggNog:ENOG410PV6S;~InterPro:IPR023213), with the protein MADHTYADQLTPLDLPMPRTYIRILFVFPTANPSPQITQELQRGLEKLSKQVPWVAGHVFHTTSANQKTSLEIRYHSDTTAILEDKGQITASYANLSSQNMPMEAIPPNVWPTVPSLLVTSLPRQGTAFSLPASSGSQIMGPDYASACITTPWM; encoded by the coding sequence ATGGCTGACCACACTTATGCGGATCAGTTGACTCCGTTGGACCTGCCTATGCCCAGGACCTACATTCGGATTCTCTTCGTTTTTCCAACGGCAAATCCAAGCCCCCAAATCACGCAGGAACTCCAGCGCGGCCTCGAGAAGCTTTCGAAGCAAGTTCCCTGGGTCGCCGGACATGTCTTTCATACCACTTCAGCCAATCAGAAAACTTCTCTTGAAATCCGATACCATTCAGACACGACAGCGATCCTAGAGGATAAAGGCCAGATAACGGCCTCATACGCCAATCTCTCTTCGCAAAATATGCCCATGGAAGCCATCCCACCTAACGTGTGGCCAACAGTCCCAAGCCTGTTGGTAACATCCCTTCCGAGACAGGGGACCGCGTTTTCGCTGCCAGCTTCTTCCGGTTCGCAGATCATGGGGCCGGATTATGCTTCTGCTTGCATCACAACGCCGTGGATGTAA
- a CDS encoding uncharacterized protein (COG:S;~EggNog:ENOG410PV6S;~InterPro:IPR003480,IPR023213;~go_function: GO:0016747 - transferase activity, transferring acyl groups other than amino-acyl groups [Evidence IEA]), producing MSKPFKIPLHWINVLKELLQKYTQRRLTTNVILCALIWTSVTRVRAQRNPALKVQTSRLVTAVNCRSRIMGDLNSVPGDQQYLGNVVLYAMTSFPAANLATADEDPIRSLATICDCISNSQSSSTINSRHIAETYRLVDSMEDYRSLYAGWDLFGSRDFTITSWADLDLYDLDFGPLLGKPEFVRLPYMEADGVAIILPRRRSGPDEILQVMVMLRCDDMESLEGDGM from the coding sequence ATGTCTAAACCATTCAAGATCCCGCTTCACTGGATCAATGTGCTCAAAGAACTCCTTCAGAAATACACACAACGTCGATTGACCACCAACGTTATCCTCTGCGCGCTCATATGGACATCAGTCACTCGTGTGCGAGCCCAACGCAATCCCGCTCTCAAAGTTCAAACAAGTCGCTTAGTGACAGCTGTTAACTGCCGATCGCGTATTATGGGAGATTTGAACTCTGTGCCCGGGGATCAACAGTACTTGGGTAACGTTGTGCTCTACGCCATGACAAGCTTCCCAGCTGCTAACCTCGCCACGGCCGATGAGGATCCAATACGCTCGCTGGCAACGATATGCGACTGTATCTCAAATTCGCAGTCGTCCTCAACGATCAACTCACGCCATATTGCTGAAACCTACCGGCTTGTGGATTCCATGGAAGATTATAGGTCTCTTTATGCGGGTTGGGACTTGTTCGGGTCTCGTGATTTTACCATTACAAGTTGGGCAGATTTGGATCTTTATGATTTGGATTTTGGGCCTCTGCTTGGGAAGCCGGAGTTTGTTAGACTGCCCTATATGGAGGCGGATGGTGTAGCTATTATTCTACCCCGTCGGAGGTCGGGCCCTGATGAAATTCTCCAAGTGATGGTTATGCTGCGGTGTGATGATATGGAGTCCTTGGAAGGAGATGGTATGTGA
- a CDS encoding uncharacterized protein (COG:S;~EggNog:ENOG410PV9W;~InterPro:IPR036864,IPR007219,IPR001138;~PFAM:PF00172;~TransMembrane:1 (o524-545i);~go_function: GO:0000981 - DNA-binding transcription factor activity, RNA polymerase II-specific [Evidence IEA];~go_function: GO:0003677 - DNA binding [Evidence IEA];~go_function: GO:0008270 - zinc ion binding [Evidence IEA];~go_process: GO:0006351 - transcription, DNA-templated [Evidence IEA];~go_process: GO:0006355 - regulation of transcription, DNA-templated [Evidence IEA]): MSSQSARETIQERRHRLSLVPRACEGCKVRKIRCDRKIPCSNCQASKITCRHPNDRSRNQLQTDRIAHLEGLVDSLDKRFREVESRLAALQSPELNSRVQSVSNQNIITADPGRVEGCQAFEGDTSFASQSLHASNIAHITALSASIGNYTPDIEHSINHIRKSLYDSQELSKKGFYLSKSSQHAIQVEPIPATLVTSLLRRMRARHPIFLSSYAISDLQVVEDLCRSVLSGPSRASVGQVASMHGVLFFVLKELIAMKDELCQRFDLTTHLDHCEKVFAATLETYDVLAVPSFENILALTMGMVKAQGEAKPALYWTLVSAASTHCQSLGYHRETTYRNILSGKADNIRRLFWTIYVFDKNMALLLGRVSNMQGVKIDVRHPAISIDPGRRAWDESFIMGIRMAEFQDKIFTNLYNLATSIKDPSERTQLIQNLASDMEQWHSQLKKIDPEGVNNLQVFNMSRTNWDISFYSTLTMLLHASSTTGEELQINSRCFNAARNSLLAHLNSFPQYQSSKLLSDGEYFNWILLFSSLTPFLVVFLHAISAKDIQSIELLTQVIRSFETFRKVSQGAERLYQICATFTNIAEKLLQSQQLSVGIYNEKDDSLRLPDTPGDTSMFHAEDLQNVLDMDNVDEATSLYATELLNEFLSGEPFLWNRFDLEVGNGQ, translated from the exons ATGTCGTCACAGAGCGCTCGAGAAACCATACAGGAGAGACGGCATCGGCTCTCGTTAGTTCCACGGGCC TGCGAAGGGTGTAAAGTACGCAAA ATTCGCTGCGATCGCAAAATACCGTGTTCAAACTGCCAAGCATCCAAAATAACATGTCGACATCCAAACGACAGGTCAAGGAATCAGCTCCAGACAGATAGAATAGCGCATCT TGAGGGTCTCGTAGACAGCCTCGATAAACGTTTCCGTGAAGTCGAGTCTAGACTCGCTGCATTGCAAAGTCCAGAACTCAACTCGCGGGTCCAAAGTGTGTCCAATCAGAATATCATAACTGCGGATCCTGGCCGTGTGGAAGGCTGTCAAGCCTTCGAAGGAGATACTTCCTTCGCTAGTCAGTCACTTCATGCAAGTAATATTGCTCATATTACGGCTCTCTCTGCTTCTATAGGCAATTACACCCCAGATATTGAGCACTCCATTAATCATATACGGAAAAGTCTCTACGATTCACAAGAGTTATCCAAGAAAGGCTTTTACTTGAGCAAATCATCACAGCATGCGATACAAGTAGAACCTATTCCAGCTACGTTGGTTACCAGCCTTTTACGGCGAATGAGAG CCCGTCATCCTATCTTTCTATCCTCATATGCAATAAGTGACCTTCAAGTGGTTGAGGATCTCTGCCGAAGCGTCCTTTCTGGACCGAGCCGGGCATCTGTCGGCCAGGTGGCCAGCATGCATGGTGTCCTATTCTTTGTCCTCAAGGAGCTTATAGCAATGAAGGATGAGCTCTGTCAGAGATTTGACCTTACCACCCACCTTGATCATTGTGAGAAGGTCTTCGCAGCGACACTAGAAACATATGACGTACTCGCTGTCCCCAGCTTCGAAAATATACTTGCTTTAACAATGGGT ATGGTCAAAGCCCAGGGCGAAGCAAAGCCCGCATTATACTGGACCCTAGTTTCTGCCGCTTCAACGCATTGTCAATCACTTGGATATCACCGCGAGACGACCTATAGGAACATTCTATCCGGAAAGGCGGATAACATAAGAAGACTCTTCTGGACAATATACGTCTTTGATAAGAACATGGCTCTCTTGTTAGGCCGTGTCTCCAATATGCAGGGTGTCAAGATTGACGTACGGCATCCTGCGATATCAATAGATCCGGGTCGCCGAGCATGGGATGAATCTTTCATTATGGGAATCAGGATGGCGGAATTTCAAGACAAAATATTCACTAACCTCTACAATCTTGCAACGTCAATTAAGGATCCATCGGAGCGGACACAACTAATTCAGAATCTTGCATCTGATATGGAACAATGGCATTCCCAACTTAAGAAG ATCGATCCGGAAGGGGTCAACAACCTCCAAGTCTTCAACATGTCCAGAACAAATTGGGATATATCCTTCTACTCCACCCTGACGATGCTTCTCCATGCATCCTCGACGACAGGAGAGGAACTACAGATAAACTCTCGTTGCTTCAACGCCGCCCGTAATAGTTTATTGGCTCATCTCAATTCATTCCCCCAATACCAAAGCTCAAAGCTTCTTTCAGACGGCGAATACTTCAATTG gattttattattctcatCTCTAACCCCATTCCTCGTGGTATTCCTCCACGCCATTTCTGCAAAAGACATTCAGAGCATTGAACTTCTTACACAAGTAATCCGCAGCTTCGAGACGTTCCGAAAAGTCTCCCAAGGCGCGGAACGCCTATATCAGATATGCGCTACTTTTACCAACATTGCCGAGAAACTTCTTCAATCACAGCAACTGTCGGTAGGGATATACAATGAAAAAGATGACTCTCTCAGATTGCCAGATACACCTGGTGACACATCGATGTTCCACGCGGAAGATTTGCAAAATGTGCTTGACATGGATAATGTGGATGAAGCCACCTCGTTGTATGCTACTGAACTTTTGAATGAGTTTCTCAGTGGTGAGCCGTTTTTGTGGAATAGGTTCGATCTTGAAGTCGGGAATGGTCAATGA
- a CDS encoding uncharacterized protein (COG:Z;~EggNog:ENOG410PQ05;~InterPro:IPR029006,IPR017904,IPR002108;~PFAM:PF00241;~go_component: GO:0015629 - actin cytoskeleton [Evidence IEA];~go_function: GO:0003779 - actin binding [Evidence IEA];~go_process: GO:0030042 - actin filament depolymerization [Evidence IEA]) — MVEECSPEKNYEAFLQRLTSAHDNDGKPAPRYAIYDVEYDLNEDGRRATTVFISWMPDVTPTRIRMLYASTKEQLRRALDVKVSIHADDLHDIEWKTILREASGGRL; from the exons ATGGTGGAAGAATGCTCCCCAGAAAAGAACTACGAAGCATTCCTACAAAGACTTACGTCTGCGCATGATAATGACGGGAAACCGGCACCTCGGTACGCCATATATGACGTGGAATATGACTTGAACGAAGACGGCAGGAG AGCGACAACTGTTTTTATTAGCTGGATGCCAGATGTGACGCCTACTCGC ATCCGTATGCTGTACGCTTCTACAAAGGAGCAGCTTCGAAGGGCCCTCGATGTCAAAGTGTCTATCCATGCTGACGACTTACACGATATTGAATGGAAAACTATATTGAGAGAGGCGAGTGGTGGACGACTCTAA